Genomic window (Argopecten irradians isolate NY chromosome 2, Ai_NY, whole genome shotgun sequence):
TGGTATATGTAATGGATGCCAAAGTGCCAAATATAACATTTACTTAAAGTAATGGGTAGTCATCGTTTATTTGGACGGTGATAACCATATCAGTTGAGCGGTATATTATAGAGCATTCATCTCCCCTCCCCCCTCCTAATTAATTCCTTTGTCGATTAATTGTCTTGATTAATTGCTAATCGATATTTAAGAACATTTTGTTGAAATGATGAAAGTGGTTACCAAATTCAGATAACTCGTTACAGGTTAATATGGAAGATAAATTCAAACTATACAATACTAACAATGACCTATTTATTTTCACTGTCGTCTGCTCAAGTTCTTCGACGTGCATTAACCtcttcattaatttattaaattcaaATTCACGGAACTTCGATACgtaaaaaaatacatgaaatgtGGATGTTTTGCCATTTACCTTTAACAACAGTAGGTCTTAACCATTTTGGCTTGATTCGTTTGAGGAGTGGCATTTATTAAATCCAAATCGAATTGGCCAATAATGGGGTGTAACTGTTATCCCATTGTTTGAAGTAACTGCTAGTTTCTGTGTGGCCTTTGTGGAGTATTCCCATATGAATGTAAGGTATTTCCACAAATAAATCTCGATTTTGACGTTATCTTTCGGGTTTAATACAAATCACATCAAGTTAGTGttttaattcaatataaatgGATAATTGCTTACCATTCCGAGTGCAATGATTAGACGACCGGGCAATTGGGCAATTAACCGCACGTGTGGACAGACTGGTCGTCCTTGGAAATCTACTAGTTTGTGTGAATCAGTCAGTCTATCGATGTCAAGATGATGACAAATACTCTTAGCTGTCATAAGGTAGTCTGTCAGTTGCTTCCTCTCGACATTTCCATCCTCTTCATTACTCACGGGGGAGTTTTAACGACGTTGTTAAAAAGAGCACCGATCGTTTGTCTTGGTCACAAGTAACACAGTGCAGTAACGTTCGGCGATCACGGTTAGGTGTTTTCTGTATCATGTTCATTTTCAAAGCACcaatatattatcttttatttcaaaatcaaataacaTGCGTTTGAACATTTCAACTTTGCATAATCAAGTTAATTGATATAATGAATTgaattattgatttatatatgaTCACAGGATAATAATTGAATCGTTGTCAATCTAAATAAATCTCCTTTTACATATTTCAATGCCTTACAATATCACATTGACCATTTTACAAATGTGCCTTTGTGTAGTTTAGACTAATCATAAGTGTAAATTAAAAGGGAATTTTTTGACTTCAGAAGACACACTTAACCCTTTTATAATTTTCTGTACCACTCAAATACAGTATATCAATTAGACATTTTCACTCGTGGGAATCCACTCGTAAATTTGATACAGGAAGCATCGTTTTCAAGTTGTGTAAATATTAGGCAATTTTTCAGTAACTACCAACTAATTATTCACAAACAGTGATATAATTTGAATTAGATAGCATTTTTGCATTGGAaaccaaatgaaaaatgatataaGCTAAAGTGTGTAAGGTTACACATATATTGTCAGCTACTGTGTTGAGCTGAAATTATGAGCTTACATTATCTGAAGGattgaaatataattacaaGCAGTGCTAACAAGCATCAGCCAGACATCTTCTGATTATCATTCTTTTTTATCGAAACAATCTATCAGGCTATTATCCCATCTGTTAAACaattcatataatattttactaATGAATTAACCGGGCTTCTGAAAATGTTACTATGCGAAACATTAAACTATTCataaaaaacatcaatttatCAGTCAATAACTTTTcataataatatgataaaacaaataaacgGATCACAATTATACAAATTATAACCCAAGGCACTTGTAACATAAATAGTAATTGGAAATGTGATGTATAACGTATGGTGTGCTTGCAGTAGTTAAtgagtaaaattaaatcaaaattaaatagtATTTTTGATTCTTTGGTCACcaaattatgttgtatatattatttttttcaaagttttacTGTCTGTGTACACATGTTTGATCTATTTcatcttaatttaagctttatattactctatgtaatatttatcaAGCCAATACGAGAATATATGCCATCATGTCATGGTAATCATATAAAACTTGCCTTTGAATCGAAGTTCAACAATCATTTTGTGGAGTTGAATGGATAGCGATAGACATCTGCTCGGCACGCGACCAGGTTTGAGATTCAGTTAATAGGCGATTTCATGGTCCAGTGATTTCGTAGTCACGCCTCCCCATCCTGAATACGATAGTGGTAGATACGACTGTTTGATTACACGCTCGAGTAAACACCAGTGTGATGTTACCATTTTCCCTTTTTTCtgtcaaacaaaattttattaataGCAGAAGGTGTGAAATGACgtaaaaacaaacattacacaTCCCGCAATAGAGGGAAAATAATTATAACACTCCGTTATATGccttaatttcaaaaaatattttttctttggtttttaaatgtcaaaagttataattatatatagtgcACCATCATTTATGAAATCCCTTGGATATTTTCCATAAATGTGAAGAGTACATTGCTCCGTGTTGTTATTTATGCCTCTATTGTTATTTAGATGTCTAAGGTTACCAATATCTGTTATACTAGAGCATTGTATCCACGAAAACAATTGTTGTTCTAATACAGCAATATCCCAAGACAGATGTTCAATACCGCCAGCTAACTTTTAACATTTCTGTATTGGGGATTCGCGACTACAGATTAGATATCAATGATATTACACTAGGAAATGAAAGTAGGATGTTGTAATACAATCTCATAAAAGCACATTTAACGACACAACAGTTCAGTGAACCTTATGGAATAAACAGTTATTGTACtggaaaaattatattttcccCGTATCTGTTTGTTATTGCATTGTAAATGCGAGCCAGTATCAGTTGGAATTCACCACATCTTCATTATAATGACgaataattcaatatttactTCCTTACTTGgtaataattgataattatgaGAATAGATtgtttcgaatttatttcattaacatggtgttttatatttcataaaatatttttaaaatctaatCTACTGTCATCGGTCATTCCTGATATAGTTCAATTAATATACATTAAGGTTGattataaagtaaaatttgAAAGTGAACTTGTTccataatacatttcaaatttatCTATTTCCATTAACTTCTTTTACTTAAGGcgttttaaatttcaatatcattTCTTATTATGCCGTGGCAAGGATCGCACATATCAGATTTCTGAATGTCAATTGTTAACATCATGAATTTACGCAGATGTAATTTGCTAaaggtattttttatttgatagcTTATGATGtattttcaaaatctgaaaataGTCACATGTTCCATTTGAATCACATAGtcctatataaaataattatcatttgacCTCGATGATGGATTCATTGCAAAATCATATCTTAAAAAATCACATCTTACAAAAACCTGAAATCAATATCGATATTTTCATATCTGAATGTTCATTTACAGAAATAAACAAGCCATGTGATTTCATTTTTGCAGGCTACATAAGCGACCTGATAGTACCATCACTTCCTGTTAACGCGACTGTCGCGGAAATTGAAGAGAAGCCACAGCCTCCAGCTGCACATGTGGAGATCCAGTTCGAGGATGTGCGAGATGAGGAATGTCCTGTGCTTGACCTTAGCTCTGATCggaacaaaaacaacaacatagaACAAATCGGGAGAGGCGTGACCATAGGATATACGTATGACGCGTTCTTCATTAGCGACGGGCGTTCACGACGTAAAAATGCATTCGGTATTCCTGAGAAGGTATCCAAGCAACGCTACACATGCAATGAGTGCGGGAAGGACTACGCCACTTCCTCGAACCTCTCTCGCCACAAGCAGACACACAGGAGTCTAGACAGTCAGCTAGCCAAGAAGTGTCCCTACTGTGACAAGGTGTACGTCAGCATGCCGGCTCTGTCTATGCATATTCTAACACACGAACTTAAACATCGCTGCGATATATGTGGGAAAAGTTTTTCCAGACCTTGGTTACTGCATGGGCACAAACGTTCTCATACGGGGGAGAAGCCGTACGGATGTGCTCATTGTGGGAAAGCATTCGCAGACCGCTCCAATCTTCGAGCACATATGCAAACTCATTCGGCGTTCAAGCACTACACTTGTAAGAGATGCAACAAATCGTTTGCCTTAAAATCATATCTTAATAAGCATTACGAGTCGGCGTGTATCAAAGATGGCTCAGAGTCCTCTTTAGATGGGCTGAAACACAACATTTCTCCTCACCACGAAAGTTTGAACTTTTCCTAATAATGGACTGAATTCGTTGGTTTATGCAGTGAATCATCGCTCTATATTCTCTCTTGATCGATGTTCCCTGTATGAAGTATGACTACATATGACACTAACCGCGTTACTCACAATTTGAGAAACAGTCATGTATCATAAAGAACGATGTCAACGAGGACAGAAATCCAATGATACGCAGTAACCATAGTGCACGTCTAGAATCACTGACTGAAATGGCTACAGACGGTATTTAAAACTAGAGTAATGAACTACTTCCCAACATGAAGATAttcgttattattttgtttgtatagACATTTTATACCAACGATTTTGTAGGTTCTATAAACATTTAAACCCCCTTTTAGTGACAAGCCACGTTCCTACCGCCAGTAGTGCCAGAACACGTGTGATAACAGATAAGTATATTAGCCAACCAGTGCCCCTATCCCCATCGAAATCAccattttttctattttcttatAAATCATGTTTAACAATTTTGATACACATGATATTTGTTGGTGTTATTTCCCATCTTATTAGTCTTAGTGTTTGTTAAAGAGATGCATTTTTATCATGTGAACGCACATATTTTAGCGgtttttttcttgtttaatttatttttccatCGCCAACCATTCAGTGATTTTTACACTATTCGGCTCCATCAGTATTGAGCTCTTTTCACATTCTTCAACTCAATACACTGGTAATACATTCAATTTAGTACACCAAATTGCAATTGCTATAATCAGGAAATGTTCCCTTAACTTGTTACCAAGCTAAAAAATGTGCGTTTACTTGACTTTAATATATGTTCACGTTGCTCACTTGACCTAGTCTCAACTATTTTTGGAGATGAGTGTATTATTCTAGTCAGTATTAGATATTTGTTGACACAATCCCTCAAGTGCAATCAATCTATTAGCATGTTTTGTAGTGTTATCGGAATAAATTGGATAGGAAAATGGCCTATATGAAAGTTATGCTTGTTGCAAAATGAAAGATTAAATATATGAgattctgaaatgaaatagaATCTTGTTTCAACAAAACTCAACGAAATAATCTGACAATATGATCATCAATTGGTTGTGATTTACGTTACAAATATCAAATTAGTTATCAGTTATTTCCtataattattaatttgataaaaatattaattattaccATATACCACGAATGAAACGCTCCTTTCACAAATTGCGTTTTCCTCTTTTGAAGAAGCCATCGAAGTTATTATACGACAGGAAATGTTGTCTACTGAaaaagatttttgtttgttctaCATATTATGAAAATCAATAGAATTGTATTCGAActtacaaagtttttttttatctcaaggTTGTTGTTCTGAACACAATGTACTGATAACTGTAAATGGATGGATAAGCTTTATATTTTCCTCGTGTTGATTGTTAAAATGAAAGAGAGACAGTATTTGCAATTTGTCCGAATCACTGATTATTGGTATTTACCAATCACGTGTAAATAATTCTCGGATTATTTGTGTTTCCTGAACGTAGTTTAGTATTTGTGTGTCCATTGAAGAGTCGGTGCTCTATTTCACTCGTTATCATGTTAACTTTGCCTCATTTTGTATAATTCACTTACATTATCACTGATATATGtataagaaacttttgtaagaTTATTCCTGAGCCCCATTTTGGTTGTGAAAATTTATATCAACTTAAATGCATTGGCATAATGATAAGACAGTACTAAAACATAATACGTGTATTTTCACGTGCGACACTAATTACTCAATTTTTAAAATGCACATTTCCATAAAAACTATTACGGAGTATGTTGTTTTACATTTCAACACCATTAATGCGGTTTAGTATTGTTGAAAATTCTATAACCACAAAcagtttgttttgattttaactTAAATCGTCTAAACGATACTCTCTTGTCGGTTTGCCATATAGCATGGCGGAAAAGCCTTCTGGGGTCAGATTTAGCAACATTTTACAGTCTTAATGAATTCCTTATCTTATATATctccataggaaaacattacaaaagtACACAAAtttctttaacttaaaatttctaCATTGACtgctgtaatgcttttctatggaaGAATATATATTAAGGGGTGTTTGATTGTAGGGACATTGGTAAAACTGGCGTCTGAGGGAAATAATGACCTTTACCTCATGCAGTAGAGCTTGGCCTAAATCAGTATTATATGTACATGAGTAGACCAATTAGCAGTAGTGATTATTCTTTTGATTTGGTCTAAGTGATGGAGTATCGTCTCATACTCATTTACATCTTCTGTTTAATTCCTTGTGTAAATAATGATATCTGGAGATAAAGATAGAGCATTAGATGCGTTATATTTAGTACAATCTAATTAGCAGTATTATCTTTTGTGATATTATGAATCGTTTCCTACATAAGATAAATGATGTTAGGTACATTGTAATTCAGAAGCAACGATCACgtgtgcatatatatacatacatgtctTATGAGGAAACGCATATAAATTCAAATATCGCGTAGTTAAGCgtgtaatttattattttaaacaacGATGAGTTTCCAAACAAATTGTTGCGTCACAACAGtttgcaaaaatattttgtgCTGTTTTAGACATTTTATGATAGATTGataatcattttcataaattgaaCAATGATATGTTTATCACTTAAATTAATTCGTGTGCCAATCATTCAAAGTGGATGTTGTCTTCTTGCATGTGAAGCTATATGTACATAGCGTTGTCGTCATTAATTAccattcttcttttttttcatttcccaTTTTGTCATCATTTTCCTTGTGTAacataacacaaaacacattCATAATTCTACGATACACATGTGACACCATAGGTGTCCTCATCATTTGAATGTCGCATATTGTATATTGCTTTTATCTTGGAACCCTTTTTATCTCACCGGCATTTAAACCCATGATGATGAACCTTACAGCATAGCAGTTCTTTCtgaattcatgaaaatattttgtgtgcCATATCTCGttcagaatatataaaaaatggaTATCAATTGCATTATTTAGATATGTAGTTTTTAATGTTTCCAAATACCTAAAAGATAATGAAAAACAATCATGTCTGATTTTTTGCTATTAAAACAGCATGTTGTGAAGCAATGTTgaaataaacttattttaatctatttataatgtatacagtTATAGATCTACTACATAtgtaacattttaatcataactGTTGTATTTCAGTGAGTTTTCAACCATTTTCCTCACTTCAGTCCTTGAGTGCCCAGGGTGAAGTTATATGTTTTCGTCCAATCCATGTCCTTGACATCCTTGTGCCTAGTCTAGATTCCTGTGCATGTTCAATATTATTTATCACACCATTGTGGCCCTTTTAACGAACTCACGCCTTGTATAGCATTATAGAGGTAGACAGAGAGAttattatgtaatatgttatcTTTGATTGTTACACCTGTCCTTTTGACATACCTGTGCAATATCAGAATCCGCATATCAGTATTACATAACAAAGATACCATAGCTGTGGTTAGTTTTTTACACACATTTTTCTTTGTTCATTCCAggtttaatgaaataaaatattttatgatggATAACAcgttttttcattttctttggtATATGTGGCATTAACAGAAGTTTCAAGAAAGTGTTCTTGTTATTTAAGACATATTACTCAAAGAAttcaaaattcttcaaaaagAATAGATGTGTCAAACAGAAATGTCCTCTTTTCGTCGAGCTAGAAATGTCTGGAATTTAGACATGACAAAATGCAGGAACTTGTTTAACTTATTTCCATTGAAATGGTCGTGATAAATTGTCTACAATATATATCTAAagctatatataaaatatgtcacTTTTGTGATGATAAGTAATTTGTAACcgaattagaaaaatgatgTTACATGAATAAGGAGGAGTTGATAATTCCATGATATAAATGATACACTAAATGATATAAATTACCTAATACAATCACCGGAAAAGAGAAAATAGCCAGTGGCCATCAAGGCCTAGACACATTTTGCCTGATTGTCGTGTCTCTAACGACCATCTGAAATTGAAAGGCTTGAGCACTATGACAGAGTCTTGTCACGTGATTCCCCAATCAAAATCCGCATCTTTGATTCCTCTTGTGACTTTGATTTAAATGCTATATTTTCATCAGCTTACAATAATCCTTCCTCAGAATGCTGGCTGTGAGAATATTACGCATGTGCTCTTTAACAGGTTCACTGAACCCTATGTTTGGATCGTATCAGTAGAAGACGCTTGATAAGTATAATTAAGTATCAATATCATGATTCTTTacgtttttattttctaatcatGAGATTACATGATATTAAGTCGAATATGCATTATACATATGCACTTACCTATCCCGATCGTTTCTATCCGGAAATCCTCGTGCAAATAGTAAATGTGTAGGAACCACAAACCCAAACCGACAATAAATCCTTGATAGATCCCTATAGGACAGAATATTTCATCGAGAATAATGCTTACAGAGTCTGTTGGTTAGGTATTTGGGTCATATCAGGTTCAAATGTGAAAATTGCTCAATACATGTACGGGGAAgtaaattgtataaatgtttttattgacgTTTTAATCTGATTTTGTCAGACGAGATAATCAATAGTGAAAGTTATTGAAAATTAAAGTCATTTTAGAGCGGAATTTAACACAAAAGATGGTAGACCCAACATAAATGTTAAGCAAGATGGCAGACATTCATAATTTTCAATTCGCAATTGTTAAGATTGCTTtgaagccacactatacgtaactatcaacaaaatgtCAAGTAAGTTTcgaccccgatattgttagtatttgtagatgcaGTTGAAACtaagttatatcaaagactATTCTTAATACGTTTGGTACAACGGTTGTTGAAAGTCGACACTTGTAAACATTACTGGTCGCTATAGGAGTTATTGCCGAACGGaggtcggaaagttcatgacccgttctcagaagagttcggacaggcgttacgtagttacggtagtcacatgacgttttCGGCAACGGCGTTATAATGTCGGCtgacttcggcttgtttgactaaatggaacccacctagcgatgttcaatcgttacttgatttttatcaaaatgttccGAATCATTATCCCTCATCTTTAcatcgatttagtcctgtctctgcatgatttacaacaggattttttccCCTCAACATTcttcaaaatcataaaaaataagactgatacggatattgggaatttaaagttatggtctgtgacttgttgtattttggcattgaaaaaagtatttaaagtgttctatatatatttctctgcctctctaagttttaaactttcgatatttaccgacttctgttaagttcgtattcgcaaacttaatttaattcaaatacTGATTTTTAACTTGAACACGCTTGAAATATCTCGGAGGTATCCGAACTGTTCCGAGCTACGGGTATTTGACCGCGTGATACTGCtcgggaggttccgatctatatgggtatcgccgatgtcggtcacgtgatgcaactcggttttccgattTTACCCGAAAATTTGAAACATGGTGTTGACagtggcggttctttcaaaacttgtgatatttcatgagacatttaccgctatgtcaatagtatattggtgctttaATGAATCTGAAAAATCACATATAAGCATCCATAtccacacattgtatgttttatgagagtttgtgatggtgaaaattacaagaaatacaattttaaagGACCATTATTGAAAACCCCATTAAATGTAGACAGTGGGAAAGGTTAATTGTCGTTTATGGGATAATCATTTTGTTGATTTAGTTGCCGATATTTCTAAACTGTTGTACATATTAGAGACATTCTGTATTTGATACAGAGACAAGTGAAACCATAAAAACCGTAACCAACAATGACATTTTCtaacattgtttattttgtcatttgacGATGAATTAAGTGAACAAAACTCATTCTTTCAATTTGTCGTTTCCTATCCAAATTGTAGGCGAAAACAACTTGACTTGTCTGCACTGAATTTTATTAGCGGTCTTtttataaagaataaaaaagaaatagcTTATATTACATCTTGTGTACTTTGAAAATTACCCAATTGAGATAAGATTTAAAGGAAGAAGACATATATCCCTAATCAAATTATTTCTGTTAAATGCAATCTGCCTTTTTCTGTCTTATTATCTTTATAGAGAATTGTTCTAAAGTATCCTCACGATAGTATTTTCTATTTGCTCTGAGTTGTGGCGTTTTTTTCTAAAGGTTGAAATGTGAGGACGACTTTTCTATAACAATTTGTTTTCTGTTAAAGTGATTGTTGagtgaaatatcacataataCCCGAAGGTAAAATACACGTGTCTCATTGTCTTAGTGGTTTGAGGTTGTAAGCCGatgaaaatgtcaaaatgtcaTCCGAATGAGCAAACGCCTCCTTAATCAAAACAGAACACTCGTGATGATTTACACTTGTGAtgatttacaattatttttttaaatgtattattccGATATTGCTATAAGTCATCAGTTGCAATGGAATTGATGTCGAAGTTCTGATACAAGTAGGTGCATATAATCACATATTTAGTGTAACCATAAAGTATCTCCgccaaaatttaaatattctcGTTTTTCGTATTTAGCGTAAATAATCGGCAACACGGTATTAATCTTGTAATTTATTCTTAGTTTATGTAACATATTAAGATAGTAATAACGTTTGCATCATTTGAATAAGCGTTCCCAAGATATGTAAGGTTTGAACCAGAAGAAATGTTGAGTGCTACTGTAAACCATCTGATGTTCGTGTACAGGTAATGTCACTGAATTCGTCGCAGAATAGAAATCGCGAAAATTGATCACCACGTTCACGTTAAGaacaaatgtacagtataatCATAAATCGCGAAATAAGAAGATGACTCTATAGACATTAGCATGTGAATATAGCTTCAGGTTGACTCGTACCTGCTTTTCATTGTATCGTGGACTGGCGAGGCGGTGGGAAGTTTGGACTAGCAGACATTTGATAGTGTCGCTAGCCCAGCACTTGTTGATACGGGCAGTGCGGCCTCAGACGTCAAACTAGATTACAAAGAAATGAACTTTCTGCCCATGAGGGTACACGGTAATCTTTATAACGACCAATTGCTACAAAAGGCACCAAGAAGGTATGAAGAACACTACAGCGTAAATTCACAATTAATGACACTGCCGGTAGGAAGatacaataatatttatataataatacatttttaattgCCTACCACTCAACGTACGATCTCTCatcaaattatatattcatGATATGAACCATTTTATAAAATACCCGTACACTTCTAGACTTGATGTCGTCAAGTGCATATATATTATTAGATAATATCCGACAGGTTTCCATATCCCCTGTTTGTGACTTTGGATTTATTTAacttgttttcttctttttctcaTTAAGTTTTCGTTTTTGTTGTTGCCCTACAAAGATTACATATGTagcatcaactacaatataGTATCCCATCCCCTTGGATGCCTCTACGAACATGTTGTCTGGGAGCGCATTTATGTCTACTCAGGGATTCATGAaagttatttattattaatgtaATGACAGTAGCGGCTTTTGGGAAATGTTCCAATTCAGTTCACGTCACATATAAGCTAATGAGCACCTTTACTTGGAGCAACTGGTAACAAACGTGTTGCTTCTTAGAACGGGGTCCGTCATAGGGGTTCAAAGATTAGGTATAGGTCTCCAAATAGACGGGCATTTGTGTTGACAATGTCGAAGGCGGTTCGATACGGGTTCTTTACGACGAGTTTTCAAGAAAAAGGCAAACTTAGACGACGCTTAGTCTAAATACTAATGTTTCCTTGCAATGTGTAATATTTAAAAGGTGTCCCTCAAGGATACACTAGATAAAGAAGAAGGAATGAGAAACTAGAGATTGGGAGGGCATGATGAAGTAGGACGGGAGAGTGAGCAATTCTGTGACATGCCAGGGCAAGAGCTATAGTTCGaaaacaatcataaaaatatttttagtaaaaatggaaataataagaatgtTTGCCAAATATGCTGAATAATGACACTGAAAAATATAGATTTAAAAGTAATACTTTTCGACCGTATCGGTCTcatataagtaaatataaataaaaccagtCATGCATGAGCACTACCTCATGAATAACAATTGGAACTATTGAAGCATGTGAGTTTATACTAATAACGTCCTTGCGAGGTGCATGACTCTGAAATGTGGTGGAAATAGAGACAGTTTGGTTATGGAACCTGGAGTGTAAAACATTAATGGTTCAGGAAAGATTAATAAACAGAACATAAAGACTGAAATACTGACAGAAAACCTATTACCGGTGACATTATGCGAGTGTATATATCTCTATAGTATTGCAAGGTGGTTTTAAAGCGATGCGATGACAACAGGTGGCCATTTGAAAGTATACGTCTTTCAAGGGATGTAGAAGTATACGTTACCATTTTCTGAGTTAAGAATGCCTACAAGACCAGGTCCAGACATGTTCGGAAATGGCATGATATGGAAAATGATTGTGGCTGAGGGATTCGATAGAAAAGAGCAGCAGAAATATCatcaaatcatattttaatgtaaacgTTGCAAAATGTGGGTTCAATTCTTTCTCGATGATGTAATGATGGCACATTGTGGTAGTTAGTGCGTACACTACATATTTTTGTTATCGCGAAGAAGAACAAAATGAGGGATTcatgttcatatatataaagaatCTTACATAaatggctatgtgatatgaaatctATCGAACGAGTtctataatttgatatgccaaaAGCTTTTAGGCGAGTGGAATATCagattatttaacgagtttgatcaatttcatatcacatagtcacgaatGCAAGATTCTGTTTAACACATAACTTTTAATAATAGAGTCAAAACGTAAGATTTcttctctatataaaacagtagaaatccggctcggatgtgatgtttccgtctactgaaacAATCACGCGtcgtcatatatagattatgatgtaaaaactacctgtgacgtcacaacatTGTTAT
Coding sequences:
- the LOC138315631 gene encoding transcriptional repressor scratch 2-like, producing the protein MPRSFLVKKVKCDDDKSMHGHYWSKEIYEDDVDSVRAVTPYTPSTHPLAVRVNNGYISDLIVPSLPVNATVAEIEEKPQPPAAHVEIQFEDVRDEECPVLDLSSDRNKNNNIEQIGRGVTIGYTYDAFFISDGRSRRKNAFGIPEKVSKQRYTCNECGKDYATSSNLSRHKQTHRSLDSQLAKKCPYCDKVYVSMPALSMHILTHELKHRCDICGKSFSRPWLLHGHKRSHTGEKPYGCAHCGKAFADRSNLRAHMQTHSAFKHYTCKRCNKSFALKSYLNKHYESACIKDGSESSLDGLKHNISPHHESLNFS